Proteins co-encoded in one Dyella japonica A8 genomic window:
- the rplM gene encoding 50S ribosomal protein L13 has product MKTFSAKPESVKRDWFVIDATDKTLGRLSTEIARRLRGKHKPEFTPHVDTGDYIVVVNAEKVAVTGAKLDDKMYHRFTGYVGNLKTTSLKDMLATHPERVIEIAVKGMLPKNPLGRAMYRKLKVYGGAEHPHTAQQPQALEI; this is encoded by the coding sequence ATGAAAACGTTCAGCGCCAAGCCGGAAAGCGTCAAGCGCGATTGGTTCGTGATCGACGCCACCGATAAGACGCTCGGTCGTCTCTCGACCGAGATCGCCCGCCGTCTGCGCGGCAAGCACAAGCCGGAATTCACCCCGCACGTCGACACCGGCGATTACATCGTCGTGGTCAACGCCGAGAAGGTGGCCGTCACCGGTGCCAAGCTGGACGACAAGATGTACCACCGCTTCACCGGCTACGTCGGCAACCTGAAGACCACGAGTCTCAAGGACATGCTGGCTACGCACCCGGAGCGCGTCATCGAAATCGCCGTCAAGGGCATGCTGCCGAAGAACCCGCTGGGCCGTGCGATGTACCGCAAGCTCAAGGTGTACGGCGGTGCCGAGCACCCGCATACCGCACAGCAGCCGCAGGCGCTGGAAATCTAA